From the Malus domestica chromosome 17, GDT2T_hap1 genome, one window contains:
- the LOC103405005 gene encoding OBERON-like protein: protein MGTSSGSNIHQQPSSRMLPPRQQPRAGGLQTSLSLVSSDPRLSPEEPRSNSDHRRESPTESASSRETWPTADVIMAKKMENGKAENDCPEQSVIRRLSSADKISLREIAGERVDIIAEKMHHLPDEFQEELKNNLRVILDGNGGSQQREEIFILQKLVQSRADLTAKTLIRAHRVQLEILVAINTGILAFLHPNISLSQTSLIEVFVYKRCRNIACQNQIPADDCTCEICTKRNGFCNLCMCVICNKFDFEVNTCRWVGCDLCSHWTHTDCAIRDGLISMGPSGKSGAGPSEMLFRCRACNRTSELLGWVKDVFQHCAPAWDRESLTRELDFVSRIFHGSEDPRGQKLFWKCEDLKEKIESGLAESTAACRAILMFFQELEGDSPKSLENGESGRLIAPQEACNRIAEVVQEAIRKMEMVADEKMRMYKKSRMAVDACDRELQDKAREVQELKLERQKKKNQIEELEKIVRLKHAEADMFQLKANEAKREADRLQRIALAKSDKSEEEYANSYLKQRLSEAEAEKQYLFEKIKLQESSRASQNGGGGSGDPSQLLMYSKMHDMMPNERHPFRKNP, encoded by the exons ATGGGTACATCATCTGGTTCCAATATTCACCAACAGCCTTCATCAAGAATGCTTCCTCCACGTCAGCAACCACGAGCGGGGGGATTACAAACCTCACTGTCCCTTGTCTCTTCAGATCCTCGGCTGTCCCCAGAAGAACCCAGATCAAATTCTGATCACAGACGCGAGTCCCCTACCGAGAGTGCCAGTTCTCGAGAAACCTGGCCTACTGCTGATGTCATAATGGCAAAGAAGATGGAGAATGGGAAAGCAGAAAATGATTGCCCTGAACAATCAGTCATTCGCCGTCTTTCCAGTGCTGATAAGATATCTCTTAGAGAAATAGCTGGAGAGCGAGTTGATATAATCGCTGAAAAGATGCATCACCTACCCGACGAGTTTCAAGAAGAATTGAAGAACAACCTCCGAGTCATCCTCGATGGGAATGGAGGTTCACAGCAGCGAgaggaaatttttattttgcagAAGCTTGTTCAAAGTAGAGCGGACTTAACAGCTAAGACATTGATTAGAGCACACAGAGTGCAGCTTGAAATCCTCGTTGCAATAAATACCGGGATTCTGGCATTTTTGCATCCAAATATCAGTCTTTCTCAAACTTCCTTAATTGAAGTTTTCGTGTACAAGAGATGCAGGAATATAGCATGCCAAAACCAGATTCCTGCTGATGATTGTACCTGTGAGATATGCACGAAAAGGAATGGTTTCTGCAATCTTTGCATGTGTGTAATCTGTAACAAGTTCGACTTTGAAGTTAACACTTGCCGCTGGGTTGGTTGTGATTTGTGTTCGCATTGGACTCACACTGACTGTGCAATTCGTGATGGACTAATAAGCATGGGACCCTCCGGTAAGAGTGGAGCAGGGCCATCCGAAATGCTTTTCAGGTGTCGAGCTTGCAATCGAACATCTGAGCTATTGGGCTGGGTCAAAGATGTTTTTCAACACTGCGCTCCTGCCTGGGACCGGGAATCTCTGACAAGGGAGCTTGACTTTGTTAGTAGGATTTTTCATGGAAGTGAAGACCCCCGAGGGCAAAAACTCTTTTGGAAGTGTGAGGATctcaaagaaaaaatagaaagtgGACTTGCAGAGTCGACAGCAGCCTGCAGAGCAATATTGATGTTTTTCCAAG AGCTCGAGGGAGATTCTCCAAAGAGTCTGGAAAACGGGGAAAGTGGACGGCTAATAGCACCACAGGAGGCTTGTAATCGAATCGCTGAAGTGGTGCAGGAGGCCATAAGGAAGATGGAAATGGTTGCTGATGAGAAGATGAGAATGTATAAGAAATCCCGAATGGCTGTTGATGCTTGTGACAGAGAACTCCAGGACAAAGCCAGGGAAGTCCAAGAGCTAAAGCTTGAGAGGCAAAAAAAGAAGAATCAAATTGAAGAGCTGGAGAAAATTGTGAGGCTCAAACATGCAGAGGCTGATATGTTCCAACTCAAGGCCAATGAGGCAAAACGAGAGGCTGACAGGCTCCAGAGGATCGCTCTTGCCAAGTCAGATAAATCAGAGGAAGAATATGCCAACAGTTACTTAAAACAACGGTTGAGTGAAGCCGAGGCAGAAAAGCAGTACCTTTTTGAGAAGATTAAACTGCAAGAGAGTTCGCGAGCATCCCAGAACGGTGGTGGCGGCAGTGGTGACCCTTCGCAGTTGCTTATGTACTCGAAAATGCATGATATGATGCCAAACGAACGCCATCCTTTCAGAAAAAATCCCTGA
- the LOC103405004 gene encoding heat shock protein 90-6, mitochondrial-like: MHRLPRRSVSAILRHGGARYRNSAAPISCASTHCSSVGGTDRQVRWHSVLVPGKCNTTNSSTFNLKNGLYFGNRYESTAAASCASAAPPAETYEYQAEVSRLMDLIVNSLYSNKEVFLRELISNASDALDKLRFLSVTQPDLLKGGGDLDIRIQTDKDNGIINIIDSGIGMTREELIDCLGTIAQSGTSKFLKALKDSKDAGSDNNLIGQFGVGFYSAFLVADRIVVSTKSPKSDKQYVWQGEVNASSYTIQEETDPEKLIPRGTRITLYLKCDDKGFAHPERIEKLVKNYSQFVSFPIYTWKEKGFTKEVEVDEDPAESKTDEQDEKTEKKKKTKTVVEKYWDWDLTNETQPIWLRNPKEVNTEDYNEFYKKTFNEYLDPLASSHFTTEGEVEFRSILYVPAVPPMGKDDIVNPKTKNIRLYVKRVFISDDFDGELFPRYLSFIKGVVDSNDLPLNVSREILQESRIVRIMRKRLVRKAFDMILGISMSENREDYEKFWENFGKHLKLGCIEDRENHKRIAPLLRFFSSQSEDVMISLDEYLENMKLEQKDIYYIASDSVTSARNTPFLEKLLEKDFEVLYLVDPIDEVAIQNLKSYKEKNFIDISKEELDLGDRNEEKEKEIKQEYGQTCDWIKKRLGDKVASVQISNRLSSSPCVLVSGKFGWSANMERLMKAQTVGDTSSLEYMRGRRVFEINPEHPIIKNLNAASKINPDDEDAIRAIELLYDTALVSSGFTPDNPAELGGKIYKMMSLALSGKWSTPAAEIQQPEPQQHNPEILEAEVRYNHPETLEAEVVEPVEAGSQK, from the exons ATGCACAGGCTCCCACGACGCTCCGTCTCCGCCATCCTGCGCCACGGCGGCGCACGGTACCGGAACTCAGCGGCTCCTATCTCCTGCGCTTCTACCCACTGCAGTTCG GTGGGAGGGACTGATAGGCAAGTCAGATGGCACTCAGTGTTGGTCCCTGGGAAGTGTAACACTACCAATTCCTCAACTTTTAACTTGAAAAATGGCCTGTATTTCGGCAATCGGTATGAGTCCACTGCTGCAGCCTCTTGCGCATCGGCCGCACCTCCCGCTGAGACGTACGAGTATCAAGCTGAG GTCAGTCGCCTCATGGACCTCATCGTTAACAGCTTGTACAGTAACAAGGAAGTTTTTCTTCGAGAGCTTATTAG CAATGCAAGTGATGCATTGGACAAACTTCGTTTCCTCAGTGTCACACAGCCTGATCTTTTGAAGGGTGGAGGTGATCTAGATATCCGTATCCAGACTGATAAAGACAATGGGATCATCAATATCAT TGATTCTGGAATTGGTATGACTCGGGAAGAGCTTATTGACTGTCTGGGAACAATTGCACAAAGTGGAACATCAAAATTCTTGAAAGCATTGAAG GATAGTAAAGATGCTGGCAGTGATAACAATCTGATTGGTCAGTTTGGTGTTGGCTTTTATTCAGCATTCCTTGTTGCAGATCGG ATTGTTGTCTCCACAAAGAGCCCAAAGTCCGACAAACAATATGTATGGCAAGGAGAGGTAAATGCTAGCTCTTATACAATTCAGGAGGAGACTGATCCCGAGAAGCTTATTCCCAGAGGAACCCGCATCACCTTGTATCTCAAG TGCGATGACAAAGGTTTTGCTCATCCAGAACGAATTGAAAAGCTTGTGAAAAACTATTCACAATTTGTTTCCTTTCCTATATACACTTGGAAGGAAAAAGGATTCACTAAAGAG GTTGAGGTAGATGAAGATCCAGCTGAATCCAAAACGGATGAACAAGATGAGAAAACCGAG aaaaagaagaaaacgaAGACTGTTGTTGAGAAATATTGGGATTGGGATCTCACTAATGAGACACAACCAATATGG CTTCGCAATCCTAAGGAAGTCAATACAGAGGATTACAATGAGTTCTACAAGAAAACTTTCAATGAATACTTGGATCCACTAGCATCTTCGCACTTCACAACTGAG GGTGAAGTAGAGTTCAGGTCTATTCTCTATGTCCCAGCTGTTCCTCCCATGGGAAAGGATGACATAGTCAATCCCAAGACGAAAAATATAAGGCTTTATGTGAAACGGGTGTTCATTTCAGATGACTTTGATGGAGAACTG TTCCCACGATATTTAAGCTTCATCAAAGGTGTTGTGGACTCGAATGATCTTCCACTCAATGTCTCACGTGAAATACTTCAGGAGAGTCGTATT GTACGGATTATGAGGAAGCGCTTGGTTCGTAAGGCCTTTGACATGATCCTTGGAATATCCATGAGCGAGAACAGAGAA GATTATGAAAAGTTCTGGGAAAATTTTGGCAAACACTTGAAACTGGGTTGCATTGAAGAtcgtgaaaatcataagcgtaTTGCTCCGTTGCTTAGATTTTTCTCTTCCCAGAGTGAGGATGTGATGATCAGCTTGGATGAATATCTTGAAAACATGAAACTTGAGCAGAAGGATATCTATTACATTGCTTCAGACAGTGTGACAAGTGCCAGGAATACACCATTCCTGGAGAAACTTCTTGAGAAGGACTTCGAA GTGTTGTACTTAGTTGATCCCATTGATGAGGTTGCCATCCAGAACCTTAAATCATACAAGGAGAAGAATTTCATTGATATTAGCAAGGAAGAACTGGATCTAG GGGATAGGaatgaggaaaaagaaaaggagattAAGCAGGAATATGGCCAAACATGTGATTGGATTAAGAAGCGTTTGGGCGACAAGGTTGCCAGTGTTCAAATTTCAAACCGTCTTAGCTCGTCACCTTGTGTTCTTGTCTCAGGGAAGTTTGGCTGGTCTGCCAACATGGAGAG GTTGATGAAGGCACAAACTGTTGGTGATACCTCTAGCCTGGAGTATATGAGAGGCAGGAGGGTGTTTGAGATTAATCCCGAGCACCCGATCATTAAAAACTTAAAT GCTGCAAGCAAGATCAACCCGGATGATGAGGATGCTATTAGAGCTATTGAACTTCTGTACGATACAGCATTGGTGTCAAGCGGTTTTACT CCTGATAATCCAGCAGAGCTGGGTGGAAAGATATACAAGATGATGAGTCTGGCGCTCTCTGGGAAATGGTCCACACCTGCTGCCGAAATTCAGCAGCCCGAACCCCAACAACACAACCCCGAGATACTCGAGGCCGAGGTTCGGTACAACCACCCCGAGACGCTAGAGGCCGAGGTGGTTGAGCCTGTTGAAGCCGGCAGTCAGAAATGA
- the LOC139193339 gene encoding uncharacterized protein: MGSQIDSDPTVASLSSIALLQERFRQLEKVKERREEQQLLQKLSETDHQRVVCTTRHFDHQPAKFSFDSDIVVPVCPSAPADHSLSLGLNLQPSSTHSWPNNTKAAAAAASASAKSFDNSELIDTSLHL; the protein is encoded by the coding sequence ATGGGCAGCCAAATTGATTCTGATCCAACCGTGGCTTCACTTTCCTCCATTGCTCTGTTGCAAGAGAGGTTCAGGCAGCTTGAGAAAGTGAAGGAGAGGAGGGAGGAGCAGCAGCTTCTGCAGAAGTTATCTGAGACTGATCATCAAAGGGTTGTTTGCACAACAAGGCATTTTGATCATCAGCCTGCAAAGTTCTCATTCGATTCCGATATAGTCGTTCCGGTTTGTCCAAGTGCTCCTGCAGATCATTCACTCTCTCTAGGGCTTAATCTGCAGCCATCTTCCACACACTCATGGCCTAACAACACAAAAGCAGCTGCTGCCGCAGCAAGCGCTTCTGCAAAAAGTTTTGACAACTCAGAGCTTATTGACACCTCTCTTCATCTGTAG